The Phacochoerus africanus isolate WHEZ1 chromosome X, ROS_Pafr_v1, whole genome shotgun sequence genome has a segment encoding these proteins:
- the LOC125118317 gene encoding polyadenylate-binding protein 1-like 2, with translation MASLYVGDLHPEVTEAMLYEKFSPAGPILSIRICRDKITRRSLGYAYVNYQQPVDAKRALETLNFDVIKGRPVRIMWSQRDPSLRKSGVGNVFIKNLGKTIDNKALYNIFSAFGNILSCKVACDEKGPKGYGFVHFQKQESAERAIDAMNGMFLNYRKIFVGRFKSHKEREAERGAWARQSTSADVKDFEEDTDEEATLR, from the coding sequence ATGGCCTCGCTCTATGTGGGCGACCTGCACCCTGAGGTGACGGAGGCAATGCTGTATGAGAAGTTCAGCCCGGCCGGGCCCATCCTCTCCATCCGCATCTGCAGGGACAAGATCACCCGCCGCTCGTTGGGCTATGCATATGTCAACTACCAGCAACCGGTGGACGCCAAGCGGGCCCTGGAGACCCTGAACTTTGATGTCATTAAGGGCAGGCCAGTGCGCATCATGTGGTCCCAGCGGGACCCCTCGCTCCGCAAGAGCGGGGTGGGCAACGTCTTCATCAAGAACCTGGGCAAGACCATCGACAACAAGGCTCTGTACAACATCTTCTCGGCGTTCGGCAACATCCTCTCCTGCAAAGTGGCCTGCGACGAAAAGGGGCCCAAGGGCTACGGGTTCGTGCACTTCCAGAAGCAGGAGTCCGCCGAGCGCGCCATCGACGCGATGAATGGCATGTTCCTGAACTACCGCAAAATTTTCGTTGGGAGATTCAAGTCGCATAAAGAACGAGAGGCCGAAAGGGGAGCCTGGGCCAGACAGTCCACCAGTGCTGACGTCAAGGATTTCGAGGAAGACACCGACGAGGAGGCCACCTTGCGATGA